One Gemmatimonadaceae bacterium genomic window, ACGCCGGAACCGCTCTCGTCAACTCGAGGACCGGCCGCACGTCTTTCGTTTCGAGCGCGACACCCGACCCGGTCGCCGTCGCGTGGCGCGAGCGGTTTCCGGCGACGTTCCGGGCCGGGGGCCCAGACATTCTCGACGCGCTCACCGCCAATCCGCTGAGTGTGGCGGGAGGGCCACGCGGCGCACGCTCGTCTCCCACGGACAGCGTCTTTCGGCGCGAAGTGTCGCGGCTGTACGCGCGCATGCGGCAGGCACTCGCATCCGGCAACCTCACCGCGTTCGCGACGGCTTACGACTCGCTTGGGGCGTTGATCGGACGTGAGTGATGGACAGCGAACGGCGGTCGTCGCGCTGGGAGGGAACGCGTTGTCGCCGCCGGGCGAACGGTCGACGATCGCCGACCAGTTCCGTCATACGCGCGAGAGTCTCGCGGCAATCGTGGACCTCGCCCGCGACGGATGGCACCTCTGCGTCGTCCATGGCAACGGACCCCAGGTTGGTGATGAGCTCATCCGCAACGAAGTTGCGCGCGCCGACGTCGAGCCGCTGCCACTGGGAGTCCTCGTCGCGGCAACGGCAGGATGGATCGGCTACATGATCCAGCAGTCGCTCGACAATGCGCTACGCAAAGCCGGAATCGCTCGTTCCGTTACGACGATCGTCACGCAGGTGCAGGTAGATCCATCGGACAGCGCGTTGCTCAATCCGTCGAAATTCATCGGACATGCGATACCCGAGGACAGAGCCGCTGCGCTCATCGGCGAAGGGCACTCGGTGAAACAGGATGCCAACGGGATGTACCGCCGAGTAGTGGGGAGCCCGGTTCCACGTGGCATTCACGACATGGAGATCATCAAGCCGCTGGTCGAGAGTGGAACGATTGTCATCGCCTGCGGCGGCGGCGGAGTTCCGGTTTACACCGATGCGCTGAAGAACCTCGAGGGTGTTGACGCAATCATCGACAAGGACGCGGTTGCTGCGGTGCTCGCCGCGGAGCTGGGCGCGGAGCTGCTGTTGATTCTCACCAGCGTCGATGCCGTGTACGCTGATTGGGGAACGCCGGCGAAGCGTGCGCTCTCCACCATGACTGTTGCCGAAGCCCAATCGCTCGACGCGGCGAAGGCGTTCGGGGAAGGGAGCATGGCGCCCAAGGTTCGCGCAGCTGCTGACTTCGTCAGCAAGACCGGAGGCCGCGCAATCATTGCGGCGTTGGATCAGGGAATGGAAGCAGTTCATGGTCGGGCGGGAACCACTATTGCCCGTTAAGTTCCCCCGGCGCTCATCCGTCATAGATGCCACAGCATATCTGATGAGGAAATCGATCTAGGTGAACATCCACGAGTACCAGGCAAAAGAGATTTTTCGCGCAGCGGGCATCCCGATCCCGCCCGGCGAGGTAGCCACTACTCCCGATGAAGCTGAGAAGATCGCCCGAAAATTCGGCGGTACAGTGGTGGTCAAGGCGCAGGTCCATGCGGGCGGGCGGGGAAAGGCCGGAGGCGTGAAGCTCGCAAAAACCCCAGAGGAAGCGCGCGAAGCTGCTGCCCGAATACTTGCTCTGACGATCAAAGATCTTCCAGTGAAAAAAGTTCTCGTCACCCCGGCGGCCGAAATCGCGACTGAGGCGTACGTAGGAGTGATCGTCGATCGCGCGTCGAAGCGGCCTGTTTTCATGGTGAGTCCGGCCGGCGGCATCGACATCGAGGAAGTGGCGGAAAAAACGCCCGAGAAAATCCGGCGGCACCCGGTCGACCCGCGGTATGGACTGCGCACCTACGAGGCAATGGAGCTCGGCTTTTTTCTGTACGACGATGTGAAGCAGGCGCGCGCTGCCGCGAAGATCATGCAGCAGCTTTACTCGGCCTTCATCGCAAGCGGCGGGTCCCTCGCTGAAATCAATCCGCTGGTCACGACGCCCTCGGGAGATGTCGTTGCTCTCGACGCAAAGATGGTCGTCGACGACAACGAGCTCGATCGTCTACCGAACCTTGCCGCGCTCCGCGACGAAACCGCGGAGGCGCCAAGCGAAGTCGAAGCGCGCAATGCAAGCCTCACCTTCATCAAGCTCGACGGAAATGTGGGCTGCGTCGTGAACGGAGCTGGACTCGCGATGGCAACAATGGATCTCGTGAAGTACTACGGCGGGGAGCCCGCGAATTTCCTGGACATCGGGGGCTCTTCCAATCCTGAAAAAGTAGTCGCCGCGCTGCGCATCATCACCGCCGATCCGAATGTGAAGGCAATCCTGTTCAACATATTCGGCGGAATAACGCGCACCGACGATGTAGCGAATGGAATAGTGACCGCGACAAAGCTCAATCCTCTGAAAGTGCCGATCGTGATCCGGCTCACGGGGACCAACGAAGAGATTGCGGTGAAGATCCTCGAGGAGAACGGGTTCGTCGCGATGACCGACATGGATGAAGCCGTGCAGAAAGCAGTGGCGCTCGCGACGGGAAAAGCAGCGTGAGCATATTCATCGATAACGACACGCGGCTCATCGTTCAGGGCATCACCGGCCGCGACGGCTCGTTCCACGCGCGGCAAATGATGGAGTACGGGACCCGGGTCGTCGGTGGTGTCACCCCGGGAAAGGGTGGGCAGAAGTTCGACGGAACAGTGCCGATCTTCAACACCGTCGAGCAGGCAGTAGCAGAGACCGGTGCAAACGCATCGGTCATCTACGTTCCACCGATGTTCGCGGCCGACGCGATGATGGAGGCTGCAGATGCCGGAATTCCTTTCATCGTCTGCATCACCGAAGGCGTCGCTGTGCTCGACATGACGAAGGTCTATCCATTCGTGCGGGAGAAGGGCGCCAGGCTCCTCGGACCGAATTGTCCCGGCCTCATCTCTCCGGGAAAGTCGAAGGTCGGCATTATCCCCGGCAGGATTTGCACGCCGGGGCCAATTGGGCTCGTCAGTCGTTCCGGAACGCTTACCTACGAGGTTGTCTTCCAGATGACGAGGGCCAACCTCGGACAGACGACATGTGTCGGAATCGGAGGCGATCCGATAAACGGGACCAGTTTCATCGACTGCCTCGCGGCCTTCGAGGCCGATCCTGATACCCAGGCTGTCGTCATGATCGGCGAGATCGGCGGCACTGACGAGCAGGAGGCAGCGGCATTCGTGAAAGCAAAGATGAGCAAACCGGTGGTCGGGTTCATTGCGGGGCAGACGGCTCCGCCGGGACGCAGGATGGGTCACGCAGGCGCGATAATCTCGGGATCGTCCGGCACGGCGGCCGAGAAGATGGAAGCCTTCGAGAAGAACGGAATCGCTGTCGCAAGGCGGCCCATCGATGTCGTGCAACTTCTCAGGTAACAATAACCAAGTCACTACAGGACAACGATATGGCTGGAAGCAGGACTCTCTCTATAATCAAGCCGGATGCCTTCGCCTCCGGGAAAGCAGGCAAGATCATATCGCATCTCGAGGACGCGGGATTTCAGATTGTCGCGTCGCGAGTGTTGCGACTCACTCAGGAGCAGGCCGGCGCTTTCTACGCGGTCCACAAAGAGCGCCCCTTCTTTGGGCCGCTCACGACTTTCATGACCTCAGGCGCGTGCATGCCGATGGTGCTGGAGCGCGACGACGCGGTTGCGGCGCTCAGGCGGACGATTGGAGCGACCGATCCGGCCGAGGCGGAGGAGGGTACGGTCCGCAAGCTGTACGCGGAATCGAAGGAGCGAAACGCGATTCACGCCTCCGATTCGGACGAAAATGCGGAGCGCGAAGTAGCGTTCTTCTTCCCGGCAACCGAGCTTCTTCAGGCGCGCTAGGGCGCGCGCCGTCGGCCTTTTCCCTTGCGGTTAAGGTCGCTAGTTTTAAGAACTTATGCTGTCATTTGACATCCGCTCGCTGGAGTCGCAGGCAGCGCATGTGGACGGCACCGTTTCACCGGACGATCCGGTGTGGGAGGCCCGAGACATGCGCCCCGCGAGGCCGATCCATGTCGAGGGTCGGCTTTCAGCGGCAGGTCCGGGCCGCTTCTATTTCAGCGGACGAATGAGCGGCACAAGCGAAATGCCTTGCCGGCGATGCCTGGAGGACGTGCGAGTTGAGGTGTCGGAGGATGAGCATTTCATCTTCTCGGCCGCCGGTGAGGAGGAGACTGACGATCCGGATGTCTTTCCTTTCGATCCCCAGGCTCACCAGCTCGACATGAGGCCGGCCGTCAGGGAAGCCTGGCTGCTCGCCGCGCCAGCCTTTGTGCAATGTCGTGAGGACTGTAAGGGGATTTGCCCGACGTGTGGAACCGACTGGAACGTGGCCGATTGCGACTGCGAGCCAGTGACAATTGACAGCCGCTGGGAAAAGTTGCGCGCGATTCGCGACGACCTTTCCTAGAGCGTACCTACTTTATCCTGATATCAAATGGCCGTCCCGAAGCGACGTACCTCGAAGAGGAAGAAACGCGCGCGCAACACGCACAAGATTGCGCCTTCGATTGCGATCCAGAAGTGTCCGCGCTGCCAGAGCATGAAGCGTCCGCATCACGTTTGTGAGGAGTGCGGATATTACGACGGTGAGCAGCGAGTAGCAGCAAGGGAAGCATAGAGTTGGCGCGCATCGCGTTGGACGCCATGGGGGGCGACTTCGCTCCCAGGGCACCTATCGCCGGTGCGCTGCATGCTCTGACAGAGCTCGAGCACGACCACGTCGTGCAGCTCGTCGGGCACACTAGGTCCATTGAGAATCAGCTCAGCGCCCTGCTTGAAGGCGAGCTCGCGGGATGCCGGCACGTGCGCGAGCGGATCACGATCGTCGACGCTCCGGATACGATAGCGATGTCCGACAAGCCGACCGCAGCGCTGCGGAGCGGATCGAACAATACCGTGTCGGTCGGATTGAGGCTGCAGGTGGACGCTGAATCCGACGCATTTGTATCCGCGGGGAACACCGGCGCTCAGATGGCCGCCTCCGCACTGCTACTCGGGCGGCATGCCGGACTCACGCGGCCGGCGATCGCCACGATTTTTCCAACGGCGCGCAAGCCCCTCGTTTTCCTCGACTCCGGCGCAAACGTCGACTGCTCCGCAAACGAGCTCGTGCAGTTTGCCTGGCTCGGTTCGGTCTACGCCGAATACGTGCTCGGCCGGTACAAGCCGGCGGTTGGCCTCCTCAGCATCGGCGAAGAGAAGGAGAAGGGAAATACCACCAGTAAAGCGGCATACGCTCTGTTCCAGAGCGCAGGCTTCAATTTTCACGGCAACGTCGAAGGTCGTGACCTTCCGGCCGGCGCAAGCGACCGCGGGCCGATCGACGTCGTCGTATGCGACGGCTTCGTCGGCAATGTCGTGCTCAAGTTCTACGAGGCCGTCATGCCGATGATCGTCGGCCTTTTGACCGACGTGCCATCGTTCGACAGAGGGAAGCTGGAGGCTGCGCTCGGCCCGCTTGATTCCACTTCCTACGGCGGAGCGCCATTGCTCGGCGTTCGTGGCGTCAGCATCATCTGTCATGGAAACTCTTCGCCGCGGGCGATCAAGAACGCAGTGAAAGTCGCAGTGCGTGCGGTCGAGACGCGCGTGAACGAGCACATCGAAGAGCGTCTGCTCGGCCTGGTGTCGGGCTCGGGCACGGGACAGGTCGCGTGAAGCGGCCTATCGCGGCGGTGGTGGGCACCGGTCGAGGCGTTCCCGAAGGCGTGATGACGAATCACGACTTCGCAGCCATCGGAATCGAGACGTCGCACGAGTGGATTGTCGAGCGGTCGGGGATCGTCGAGCGCCGCATCGCCCGCAACGGCGAGACGACATGTTCGATGGCTGCAGACGCCGCACGGAAAGCCATGGAGCGCGCCAACGTCCACCCCGGACAGCTCGACACCATCATTCTCAGTACAGCCACGCCCGACCGCCTGCTGCCTTCGACTGCCGTCGATCTTCAAGCCGAGCTCGGCGCAGGCCGCGCCGCTGCTTTCGATATTGGAGCTGCGTGTGCGGGCTGGCTCTACGCGATGACCGTGGCCGAAGGGATGATTACCTCTGGAACGTCCGAGACGGTTCTCGTCGTAGGCGCCGAGAAGATGAGCGCAATCGTCGACTGGAAGGATCGAGCGACGTGCGTTCTCTTCGGAGACGGGGCCGGCGCGGCGATTCTCCAGCGCGCGAAAACGGGCAAGGGAATTCTCTCTGCCTACATGCGGAGTGACGGAAAACTCGCCGACCTGCTGTATCGCCCCGCGGGCGGGGCGACAAATCAGTTCTCGCAGCAGGTGCTCGACGAGCGTACCCACTACGTGCGGATGGCCGGGAGGGAGGTTTTCAAACACGCGGTCAGGTCGATGTCCGATGCTGCTGACCGTGCTCTCGACGCGGCAAGATTGACCGGTGACGACATTGACCTTCTGATTCCGCATCAGGCCAACGTCCGCATCATCGAAGCGACTGCCAAGCACTCCGGCATTCCCATGGAAAAGGTCTACGTCAATGTCGACCGCTTCGGCAACACGTCGTCGGCGTCGATTCCAATCGCTATCGACGAAGCAATCGAGCGCGGTCAGATTCACGAAGGAAGCACCGTCCTTCTTGTCGCTTTCGGCGCCGGCTTCACCTGGGCGTCGATGATAATCCGCTTCTAGAAGGTGGACGTCGTCCTTCTGTTCCCCGGCCAGGGTTCGCAAAAGCCCGGGATGGGTAAGGATCTCGCAGAGGAGTTTCCGGAGGCGCGCCGGGTTTTCGAGGAGGTCGACGAAGCTCTCGGCTTCTCGCTCAGCAAGCTCTGCTTCGAGGGCCCGGCCGAAGAGCTGACGCTGACGCACAACGCGCAGCCGGCGCTGCTTGCACACGGGGCCGCAGCGTGGAGTGTCGTTCGGAATCGGATCGGAAGCGCGGTCTGCGCCGCCGCGGGCCACTCACTCGGCGAGCACACCGCCTACCACGCCGCCGACGCGACGACGCTCGCGGATGCGGTGAGACTGGTTCGCCGGCGCGGACAGCTCATGTACGAGGAGGGGCTCAACCGGCCCGGCGCGATGGCAGCTGTTCTCGGCAAGCTCGAGCAGACCATCGAATCACTTTGCGAGCAGGCAAGCCGCACTTCGGGAGTCGTCGTACCCGCGAACTACAATACGGAGGAGCAGATCGTCGTGTCCGGCGAAGTGAGTGGAGTTGAGCGCGTAATGGCGCTGGCAAAGGAGGCGGGTGCGAAGCGCGCAGTTCGTCTTCCAGTGAGCGGTGCGTTTCATTCGCCATTGATGAAGCCTGCCGAGGACGGCCTTCGACAGGCGCTGGCGTCGACGCCGTTTGCGGAGCCCGCTTTTCCTGTTTTCTCGAACGTGACCGAGCAGGAGTCGCGCAGCTCCGCCGACGCGCGCGAGCTTCTCGCAACGCAGCTCACTTCGCCCGTACGGTGGGCCGGGGAGATCACCAACATCGCTTCTCGCTTCCGGGACCCGATTTTCGTGGAGCTCGGCCCGGGAGCAGTATTGACTGGATTGCTGACGCGGATCGTGCCCGGTGCGCGGGGGTTGGCGTGCGGAACACCGGCTGAAGTCGAGAAGCTCATGAGTAAGGTGGCTTGATGGAGATCGATCTCTCGAACAGAGTCGCGCTCGTCACAGGCAGCACGCGCGGAATCGGGCGCGCGATCGCCTCGACGCTGGGTAGCTGCGGTGCCCGGGTCGCCGTGGTTGGACGAGACAAGGAGAAGGCCGACGCCGTTGCGGCCGAGCTCGGTGGTGGGGCGATGGGCTTCGCGTGCGACGTGAGCGACTCGGCTGCGGTCGCGCAGCTCGTTGCGGAGACTGAAGCCGCGTTCGGCTCACTGGACATCCTCGTCAACAACGCCGGATTGACCCGGGACAACATAGTCATGCGTTTGAAGGACGAGGACTGGGACGCGGTGCTCGATGCAAACCTTCGCGGCGCGTTTGCGACAATACGCGCAGCGAGCAAAGGAATGATCAAGCGCCGGTGGGGAAGGATCATAAACATCTCGAGCGTCGTCGGGATCATTGGCAACAAGGGCCAGGCAAACTACGCGGCGAGCAAGGCGGGGCTGATCGGTTTAACGAAGACAGTCGCGAAAGAGCTGGCATCCAGGAACATTCTGGTGAATGCCATCGCGCCGGGCTTCATCGAGACCGAAATGACAGACGCGATGACGGCGGAGGCCCGTAAAGGCCTGATTGACGCCATCCCGCTCGACCGTCTCGGATCAACGGATGATGTAGCTCAGGCAGTTGCGTTTCTTTCATCTGATTATGCGTCGTACATCACCGGCCAGGTACTCGTTGTCGACGGCGGAATGGTGATGTAGAAGCCGCTCTAACGCAGCGGCGTAACTTTCTGTCAGTACGTCAGTTGGATATATTTCTGACCCAACCCACCACGAAGAGGAATTTGAGATGGCCGACAACTCTGAGAAGGTCAAGGACATCATCGAGAAGGAGCTCGGCGTCGAGCGTGAAAAGCTCACCAATGAAGCCAGCTTCATCGAAGACCTTGGGGCGGACAGTCTCGACATCGTCGAGCTCGTCATGGAATTCGAGAAGGAGTTCAATATCGACATTCCTGACGAGGATGCAGAGAAGCTGCGGACCGTCGGAGACGCCCTGGGCTATCTGAATACGAAAGTTCCCGCGTAATGAAGCGAAGGGTCGTCGTCACCGGCATGGGAGCGATTACGCCCGTTGGTAACGACGTGGCGACGACTTGGCAGGCCCTGCTGGATGGAAAATCAGGCGCCGCGCCAATCACCCACTTCGACGCGTCCGGCTTTCCGGTCCGCTTTGCGTGTGAGGTGAAAGGATTCGATCCCCTCGAGTTCATGGATCGGAAGGAGGCCAAGCGCGCCGACCAGTTCACCCAGTACGCAGTCGGTGCGGCGAAGCAGGCGATGACACACGCCGGTCTCGCGGTGCAGAACGGAATGGACCCCGACCGTATCGGCGTGATAATCGGGAGCGGCATCGGCGGTCTCAAGATTTTCGAGGAGCAGCACGATGTCTACCGGCAGCGTGGACCGGGAAAGATCTCTCCTTTCTTCATCCCGATGTTCATCTCCGACATCGCCGCCGGCATCGTGTCGATGCAGTTCAACGCCAAGGGCCCAAACTACGCCACCGTATCAGCTTGTGCGACGAGCGCTCACGCAATTGGTGATGCCTACCGCACCATCCAGTACGGCGACGCCGACGTGATGATCACCGGAGGAGCGGAAGCGACTGTGACGCCGATGGCGATCGGCGGATTCGCGAACATGAAAGCTCTTTCGGAGCGGAACGAATCACCCGAGACAGCTTCGCGTCCCTTCGACGCGACGCGCGACGGCTTCGTGATGGGTGAAGGCTCGGGGATCGTGATCCTGGAAGAGCTCGAGCACGCGCGCGCACGCGGCGCGAAGATTTACGCCGAGGTCGCCGGGTATGGAGCGACGGGAGATGCATACCACCTGACCGCGCCGGCTCCAAACGGCGAGGGCGCCCAGCGCGCCATGAAGCGGGCAATGAAAGATGCGGGATTTGCCGTGGAAGACATCCAGTACATCAACGCCCACGGAACGTCGACGCCGGCCAACGACCTGAACGAGACTGCCGCAATCAAGGCGGTGTTCGGAGATGCTGCGAAGACCGTGAGCATCAGCTCCACCAAGGGAGCGACCGGTCACATGCTTGGAGCGGCTGGAGCGATCGAGTTCATCATCAGCACGCTGGTGGTACGCGAGGGGGTCATTCCTCCAACCATCAATTACGAGACTCCCGACCCCGAGTGCGATCTCGACTATACGCCCAACAAGTCCATCGATCGCGACGTCACGGGTGTCCTCAGCAACAGCTTCGGCTTCGGCGGGCACAATACAACGCTCGCCGTGAAGCGATTCGTCGACTAGACGATGCTGCGCTCGCCGGAATTCGATCTGTCCCGTGTTTCGGACGCGCCGCTTCGCAGGGTTGGCGAGAAGGTCCTCGCGGGCGCGCGACTCAATGACGACGACGCGGGAGTCATGTTTCGCTCTCCCGATCTCCTCGGTCTCGGCGCACTTGCTTCGCATGTGAATGCGCTCCGTCACGGCGACGTCGTGACATTTGCCGCGAATCAACACATCAACCCGACCAACGTTTGCTACCTCAGGAAGACATGCGTTTTCTGTTCCTTCGCGCGGCTCCCCAAGGAGGACGGTGCTTACCGATACACGCTCGAGCAGGTGCTCGACGAGGCGGCTGTGGCGGGGAATGGCCTGACGAAAGAGTTCCACATCGTTGGCGGCCTCGATATGCACGCGGGCCTCGACTACTACAGCGAGATGTTCCGGGAGCTCAAGACGCGGCATCCGCAGGTTCACATCAAGGCCCTCACGGCGGTTGAGATTGCACACATCGCCCGTATCGAGAAGATGTCCATCGAGGAGGTTTTGATCGCCCTGCGCGAAGCCGGCCTCGACACTTTGCCGGGCGGGGGCGCCGAGGTATTCGGGCGCGGCGTAAGAATGGAGATAGCGGACAAGAAGCTCGCTGCCGAGGATTGGATCGCCGTCCACCGGACGGCTCATCGGCTGGGAATCAGGTCGAACTGCACGATGCTTTACGGCCACGTCGAGACGATCGAGGACCGCGTTGAGCATCTCGGAATTCTTAGATCTCTGCAGGACGAGACCGGCGGCTTCCTCGCGTACATCCCACTCGCGTACCATCCGGACAACAATGCGCTCGGCATCGAGCTGGGCCGCGAGGGCACGGCTACGACCGGGTTCGACGACCTTAGAAATCTGGCAGTGGGGCGGCTCTTCCTCGACAACTTCGAGCACGTCAAAACGCACTGGATCATGGTTACGCCTTTCCTCTCGCAGATTGCGCTCTCGTTCGGAGTCAATGATCTGGAGGGCACGGTCGTACGCGAGAAGATCTACCATGAAGCTGGCGCAACGACGGCGCAGGGACTCGGGCTCGACGATCTGCTCAAATTGATCCGCGACGCTGGGAAGATTCCGGCGGAGCGCGATTCGTTCTACAACATCCTGCGGACGTTCGACGGACCGCACGCGGCGGCGGCATGACTTTGACCATCGGCCGCATCCCGTACATCAACTGCTATCCCGTTTACGGGGCCATCGACCGCGGGCTGATCCGGATCGATGCAGACCTCGTCGATGGAGTGCCGACGGCGCTGAACGCTTTGATGGCGGCCGGGAAGCTCGACGTGAGCGTTGTCTCCGCCGTGGAGTATGCGAGGGATTCGCGTCGCTACCTCCTGCTCCCCGATCTGGCGATCTCCTGCGACGGGCCGGTGCGAAGCGTGATGCTCTTTTCGAAGCGGCCGGCGACCGAGCTGTCTCAGAGGCGCGTGCTCGTCAGCCGAAGCTCCATGACGAGTGTGGCGCTCCTGGAGCTGCTTTTCGACAACGTGTGGCACGCGCATCCGCTCTTCGTACCGACAGACGCAGAGATAAGTGATGTCGCAAGATTCGGCACCGAAGAGCACGAAGCCCGGCTCGTCATCGGCGACGCGGCACTTCTGCTGGAAAGCAGCTCCGCTGCCGAAGCGCATCGCGCCGACAAATGGTCGCAACTTGCAGCAATTCCCGATTACCCATACGCATACGACCTTGGCGACGAGTGGAAGCGGTGGACCGGACTTCCATTCGTCTTTGCCGTGTGGGTTGCGCAACGCAACGTGGCGGTGGATGCCGCGCTTGCAGCGCACGCCGGACTCATCGCATCCCGAGACTGGGGCATTGCCAATGTACGCACGCTTGCCAGACAGGCGTCGCAAGCAACGGGCGTCACCGTCGGCGCATGCGAGGAATACCTGGAAGGCCTCGACTACGGGCTGTCTTACCCGCACCTCGCGGGTCTCACGGAGTTTTATCGTCGTCTCGTCGAGAGGGGCAGCGTGCCCAATGGCACTTTGACATTCCTCCCGGCTGCGTGATGGCGCGCGACCTCCTCGACTTCTACGCCAATGCCCCGCTCGTCGAGCTGGGAATGGAGGCAGACCGCGTCCGGGAGCGACTGCATCCCGGCAACATCGTCTCGTATATCATCGATCGAAACATCAACTACACGAATGTCTGCGTAGCCGATTGCGGCTTCTGCGCTTTCTACAGGCGGCCGAAGCACGGCGAAGGCTACACGCTCTCATTCGAGCAGATCGGCGCCAAGATCGACGAAGCCAAGGCCCTCGGCGCAGTACAGATACTGATTCAGGGCGGCCACAATCCGTACATCCCGTTTCAGTGGTATCTGGATCTGATGCAGTACATCAAGCACAACCATCCGATTCACATTCACGGGTTCAGCCCGAGCGAGGTGGACTTTTTCGCAAAGCTGTTCCGGATGGAGGCGATCGACGTCATTCGCGCGCTTCGTGCCGCCGGCCTCGATTCGATCCCGGGCGGCGGAGGGGAGATTCTCGTGCAGCGAGTGCGCGACATCGTCGCGCGCAAGAAGGCCGGCGCAGACAGGTGGCTCGAGATCATGGAGCTCGCGCACGGCGAGGGAATGAAAACTTCGGTCACGATGATGTACGGCATTGGCGAGACTCTCGCCGAGCGGATGGAGCATCTGGAGCGCGTCCGTGAAGTGCAGGCGCGGACGGCCGGATTTACAGCGTTCATCTGCTGGCCGCTCCAGCCCGAGAACACGCCGACGATGTCGAATCAGCCGAAGACCGGCGCCGACGAGTATCTCCGTACTGTGGCCATCGCACGGATCGTCCTCGACAACGTTCCGAACCTGCAGTCGAGCTGGGTGACGATGGGAATGAAGATCGGGCAGATCGCGCTCCGCTTCGGATGCAACGACTTCGGGTCGTTGATGATCGAGGAGAACGTCGTGTCCGCGGCGAACACGACGCATCGAACCTCGACAGAGGAGATGGAGCGCCTCATTTCTGACGCCGGATTCAGACCCGTGCGCCGACGCCAGGACTACTCGCTCATCGAGTCCGCGGCGCATGCCGCCTGAGCGACCGCCCATCGCTCGCACCGGCATCGGCTACGATTCGCACCGCTTCGCACCCGGCCGCGCTCTCATCCTCGGCGGCGTAACAATCCCATCGGAAGTTGGTCTGGAGGGGCACTCCGACGCTGACGCGGTCGCGCATGCGGTTACTGACGCACTGCTCGGCGCTGCCTGCGAAGGCGACATCGGCACGATGTTTCCGGATACCGACCCCGCTAACAGGAACCGGGATTCTCTGGAGATGCTTTCCCTCGCCGTCGAGCGCTTGAAGAGCAAAGGATTTTTCGTCGTGCACGCCGACATCACGGTAATCGCTGAGCGTCCGCGCATCGGGCCTCATCGCGCG contains:
- the fabD gene encoding ACP S-malonyltransferase translates to MDVVLLFPGQGSQKPGMGKDLAEEFPEARRVFEEVDEALGFSLSKLCFEGPAEELTLTHNAQPALLAHGAAAWSVVRNRIGSAVCAAAGHSLGEHTAYHAADATTLADAVRLVRRRGQLMYEEGLNRPGAMAAVLGKLEQTIESLCEQASRTSGVVVPANYNTEEQIVVSGEVSGVERVMALAKEAGAKRAVRLPVSGAFHSPLMKPAEDGLRQALASTPFAEPAFPVFSNVTEQESRSSADARELLATQLTSPVRWAGEITNIASRFRDPIFVELGPGAVLTGLLTRIVPGARGLACGTPAEVEKLMSKVA
- the fabG gene encoding 3-oxoacyl-[acyl-carrier-protein] reductase, producing MEIDLSNRVALVTGSTRGIGRAIASTLGSCGARVAVVGRDKEKADAVAAELGGGAMGFACDVSDSAAVAQLVAETEAAFGSLDILVNNAGLTRDNIVMRLKDEDWDAVLDANLRGAFATIRAASKGMIKRRWGRIINISSVVGIIGNKGQANYAASKAGLIGLTKTVAKELASRNILVNAIAPGFIETEMTDAMTAEARKGLIDAIPLDRLGSTDDVAQAVAFLSSDYASYITGQVLVVDGGMVM
- a CDS encoding acyl carrier protein, coding for MADNSEKVKDIIEKELGVEREKLTNEASFIEDLGADSLDIVELVMEFEKEFNIDIPDEDAEKLRTVGDALGYLNTKVPA
- the fabF gene encoding beta-ketoacyl-ACP synthase II, translated to MKRRVVVTGMGAITPVGNDVATTWQALLDGKSGAAPITHFDASGFPVRFACEVKGFDPLEFMDRKEAKRADQFTQYAVGAAKQAMTHAGLAVQNGMDPDRIGVIIGSGIGGLKIFEEQHDVYRQRGPGKISPFFIPMFISDIAAGIVSMQFNAKGPNYATVSACATSAHAIGDAYRTIQYGDADVMITGGAEATVTPMAIGGFANMKALSERNESPETASRPFDATRDGFVMGEGSGIVILEELEHARARGAKIYAEVAGYGATGDAYHLTAPAPNGEGAQRAMKRAMKDAGFAVEDIQYINAHGTSTPANDLNETAAIKAVFGDAAKTVSISSTKGATGHMLGAAGAIEFIISTLVVREGVIPPTINYETPDPECDLDYTPNKSIDRDVTGVLSNSFGFGGHNTTLAVKRFVD
- the mqnE gene encoding aminofutalosine synthase MqnE is translated as MLRSPEFDLSRVSDAPLRRVGEKVLAGARLNDDDAGVMFRSPDLLGLGALASHVNALRHGDVVTFAANQHINPTNVCYLRKTCVFCSFARLPKEDGAYRYTLEQVLDEAAVAGNGLTKEFHIVGGLDMHAGLDYYSEMFRELKTRHPQVHIKALTAVEIAHIARIEKMSIEEVLIALREAGLDTLPGGGAEVFGRGVRMEIADKKLAAEDWIAVHRTAHRLGIRSNCTMLYGHVETIEDRVEHLGILRSLQDETGGFLAYIPLAYHPDNNALGIELGREGTATTGFDDLRNLAVGRLFLDNFEHVKTHWIMVTPFLSQIALSFGVNDLEGTVVREKIYHEAGATTAQGLGLDDLLKLIRDAGKIPAERDSFYNILRTFDGPHAAAA
- a CDS encoding menaquinone biosynthesis protein, translated to MTLTIGRIPYINCYPVYGAIDRGLIRIDADLVDGVPTALNALMAAGKLDVSVVSAVEYARDSRRYLLLPDLAISCDGPVRSVMLFSKRPATELSQRRVLVSRSSMTSVALLELLFDNVWHAHPLFVPTDAEISDVARFGTEEHEARLVIGDAALLLESSSAAEAHRADKWSQLAAIPDYPYAYDLGDEWKRWTGLPFVFAVWVAQRNVAVDAALAAHAGLIASRDWGIANVRTLARQASQATGVTVGACEEYLEGLDYGLSYPHLAGLTEFYRRLVERGSVPNGTLTFLPAA
- the mqnC gene encoding cyclic dehypoxanthinyl futalosine synthase, with product MARDLLDFYANAPLVELGMEADRVRERLHPGNIVSYIIDRNINYTNVCVADCGFCAFYRRPKHGEGYTLSFEQIGAKIDEAKALGAVQILIQGGHNPYIPFQWYLDLMQYIKHNHPIHIHGFSPSEVDFFAKLFRMEAIDVIRALRAAGLDSIPGGGGEILVQRVRDIVARKKAGADRWLEIMELAHGEGMKTSVTMMYGIGETLAERMEHLERVREVQARTAGFTAFICWPLQPENTPTMSNQPKTGADEYLRTVAIARIVLDNVPNLQSSWVTMGMKIGQIALRFGCNDFGSLMIEENVVSAANTTHRTSTEEMERLISDAGFRPVRRRQDYSLIESAAHAA
- the ispF gene encoding 2-C-methyl-D-erythritol 2,4-cyclodiphosphate synthase codes for the protein MPPERPPIARTGIGYDSHRFAPGRALILGGVTIPSEVGLEGHSDADAVAHAVTDALLGAACEGDIGTMFPDTDPANRNRDSLEMLSLAVERLKSKGFFVVHADITVIAERPRIGPHRAAIQESLSGALSISPSEISLKAKTNEGMGWIGRGEGLACIAVATVATVAESTG